Proteins from a single region of Apium graveolens cultivar Ventura chromosome 7, ASM990537v1, whole genome shotgun sequence:
- the LOC141674166 gene encoding uncharacterized protein LOC141674166 produces the protein MERSFELVRLGEDRKTIYATYFLKGEVIYWWDSVKALEEVQPVTWNRFNELFLEKYYPKYMQKHMEMKFLKLKQGSMTVFEYEKKFTELSRFVTKYVETDEEKAQIFQQGLEYWIRDKVSIFEIDTYVGLVEKAKGWNAQKKGELNKRQDNKGNHQPNQGQANDDKQTRVECRNYGKKHSGVCNKLNITCYRCNQKRHLANECKVQKPGVTCYKCEKVGHIAKECRSTGSIKNMMNLANISTAIPPKMLALPPPPTMIPQASSRTFNLKLKDVVQNPEVIAGTEPVSKAPYWMASAGMKELARQLQELWIKELYGQLKIKPEDIPKMAFRTMYGHYEFLVMPSGLTNAPAAFMDLMNRAFKKYMDQFVVVFIDYILIYSKTEEEHEQHLWIILEILRQKRLYAKFSKCEFWLKEVQFLGHIIGSEGIRVDPTKIEAVMSWERPKTPTDVRSFLGLVGDYGRFVKDFSKIATPLTKLTRKNQKFEWNEEYEEFFKN, from the exons atggagagaTCTTTTGAATTGGTTCGACTAGGAGAAGATCGGAAGACTATTTATGCTACGTATTTCCTAAAAGGGGAAGTGatttattggtgggattcagttaAAGCTTTGGAGGAAGTACAACCAGTTACTTGGAATAGATTTAATGAGTTATTCTTGGAAAAGTATTACCCCAAGTATATGCAGAAGCATATGGAGatgaaattcttgaaattgaaaCAAGGAAGTATGACAGTCTTcgaatatgagaagaagtttacggaaTTATCAAGATTTGTGACCAAGTATGTGGAGACTGATGAGGAGAAGGCTCAAATATTTCAACAAGGGCTCGAATATTGGATTCGAGATAAAGTGTCAATATTTGAGATTGATACCTATGTCGGGCTAGTTGAGAAGGCG AAAGGATGGAATGCCCAGAAGAAAGGGGAACTGAACAAGAGACAAGACAATAAAGGAAACCATCAGCCGAATCAAGGACAAGCAAATGATGATAAACAGACAAGGGTTGAATGTAGGAATTATGGGAAGAAGCATTCGggagtttgcaacaagctcaACATTACATGTTATCGATGTAATCAGAAGAGGCATTTGGCTAATGAGTGTAAAGTGCAGAAACCTGGAGTAACATGCTACAAGTGTGAAAAAGTTGGACATATCGCCAAGGAATGTAGGTCAACCGGATCAATcaagaatatgatgaatttagcAAACATTAGCACCGCGATACCACCTAAAATGTTGGCATTACCCCCACCACCTACCATGATTCCTCAAGCATCGTCAAGGACCTTTAACCTGAAATTGAAAGATGTTGTTCAGAATCCAGAAGTGATAGCAG GCACTGAACCCGTCTCAAAGGCACCTTATTGGATGGCATCAGCAggaatgaaggaattagcaaggCAGTTACAGGAActttggataaaggagttatacgGCCAA ttaaagatcaaaccagaagacaTCCCGAAAATGGCATTTAGGACAatgtatggacattatgagtttttagtaatgccaTCTGGATTAACAAATGCTCCTGCAGCTTTTATGGACTTAATGAATCGAGCTTTTAAGAAATACATGGACCAGTTTGTTGTAGTATTCATTGATTATATTCTAATATATTCGAAAACGGAAGAAGAGCACGAGCAACACTTGTGGATAATTTTGGAGATTCTTAGACAAAAAAGATtgtatgcaaaattttcaaagtgtgagttttggttaaaagaagtgcAATTTTTGGGACATATAATTGGAAGTGAAGGAATTAGAGTGGACCCTACCAAGATTGaagcagttatgagttgggagagaccaaagactcCTACAGATGTAAGAAGCTTTTTAGGATTGGTCGGGGACTACggaagatttgtgaaggacttCTCAAAGATCGCTACGCCACTAACCAAGCTGAcaagaaagaatcaaaagtttgaatggaatgaggAATATGAAGAATTTTTCAAGAATTAG